The Exiguobacterium mexicanum genome includes a window with the following:
- the truA gene encoding tRNA pseudouridine(38-40) synthase TruA, whose product MKRIKLTIAYDGTNYAGYQVQPNGNTVQAEVEGVLARMHSQTVKVVASGRTDARVHARGQVLHFDTHLAMPADRFVKALNAMLPDDILVRSAEEVDTSFHARYGAKRKEYRYFFRSDADPFRRHHAVTVTYTLDHERIRQALRMLVGTHDFTSFSVTKAEVEDRVRTIYEAELVEAGDEMYIRFVGSGFLYNQVRIMVGTLLEVGRGKYEPADVSRMLASKDRRSAGITAPPHGLYLWNVNYEKVD is encoded by the coding sequence ATGAAGCGAATTAAATTGACGATTGCGTATGATGGAACGAACTATGCCGGTTATCAGGTCCAACCGAACGGAAATACGGTTCAAGCCGAAGTAGAGGGTGTGCTGGCGCGGATGCATAGTCAGACCGTCAAAGTAGTGGCCTCGGGTCGTACGGACGCCCGTGTGCATGCTCGGGGGCAAGTGCTACACTTCGATACGCACCTCGCTATGCCAGCCGACCGGTTCGTCAAAGCGCTGAATGCGATGTTGCCCGATGATATTCTTGTCCGATCCGCCGAAGAGGTCGATACGTCGTTTCACGCGCGTTATGGGGCAAAACGGAAAGAGTATCGCTATTTCTTCCGAAGCGACGCGGACCCGTTCCGGCGCCACCATGCTGTAACGGTCACGTACACGCTCGACCATGAGCGGATCCGACAGGCGCTACGCATGCTCGTCGGGACTCACGACTTCACCTCCTTTTCAGTGACGAAGGCTGAGGTAGAGGATCGTGTCCGCACAATCTATGAAGCGGAGCTCGTCGAAGCGGGCGATGAGATGTATATTCGTTTCGTCGGCTCGGGCTTTCTTTATAACCAAGTCCGTATTATGGTAGGGACGTTGTTAGAGGTCGGGCGTGGGAAATATGAGCCGGCAGACGTGAGCCGGATGCTCGCCTCAAAAGACCGGCGTAGCGCTGGGATTACAGCCCCACCGCACGGTCTATACTTGTGGAATGTGAATTATGAAAAAGTAGATTGA
- the rplM gene encoding 50S ribosomal protein L13, whose amino-acid sequence MRTTFMAKASEVERKWLLIDAEGKTLGRLTSEVASLLRGKHKPTFTPNVDCGDHVIIINAEKIHLTGNKMNDKIYYRHSGHPGGLKSQTAKELLAKRPERMLELAIKGMLPKGSLGRQSFTKLHVYAGAEHNHAAQKPEVYELRG is encoded by the coding sequence ATGCGCACGACATTCATGGCAAAAGCATCTGAAGTAGAACGCAAATGGCTCCTTATCGACGCAGAAGGCAAAACACTTGGTCGTTTGACTAGTGAAGTAGCATCACTTCTTCGCGGTAAGCACAAGCCGACTTTCACACCAAACGTTGATTGCGGAGACCACGTCATCATCATCAACGCTGAGAAAATCCACTTGACTGGTAACAAAATGAACGACAAGATTTACTACCGTCATTCAGGTCATCCAGGCGGTTTGAAATCACAAACTGCAAAAGAGCTTCTCGCAAAACGCCCAGAGCGTATGCTTGAACTCGCAATCAAAGGGATGCTTCCAAAAGGATCACTTGGTCGTCAATCATTCACTAAACTCCACGTTTACGCTGGAGCTGAGCACAACCACGCAGCACAAAAACCAGAAGTTTACGAACTTCGCGGTTAA
- the rpsI gene encoding 30S ribosomal protein S9 has translation MADVRYYGTGRRKHSVARVHLVAGDGKVVVNGRDISEYFGHETLIMMAKSPLVLTETEGKYDVIVNVNGGGFTGQAGAIRHGVSRALLQADPEFRPSLKEKGFLTRDARMKERKKYGLKAARRAPQFSKR, from the coding sequence ATGGCAGATGTACGTTACTACGGAACAGGCCGCCGCAAACACTCGGTGGCTCGCGTTCACCTCGTTGCAGGTGACGGCAAAGTTGTTGTAAATGGCCGTGATATTTCAGAATACTTCGGACATGAGACTTTGATCATGATGGCAAAATCACCACTCGTATTGACTGAAACAGAAGGTAAATACGATGTAATCGTTAACGTTAACGGTGGTGGATTCACTGGACAAGCTGGAGCAATTCGCCACGGCGTATCACGTGCGCTTCTTCAAGCGGACCCAGAATTCCGTCCAAGCCTCAAAGAAAAAGGCTTCTTGACTCGTGACGCTCGCATGAAAGAACGTAAAAAATACGGTCTTAAAGCTGCACGTCGCGCACCACAATTCTCGAAGCGTTAA
- a CDS encoding Mrp/NBP35 family ATP-binding protein translates to MLTVEQVREELAGLIDPTINRTLGDTAGVKDIRIKEDYVSVKVALGQTGSGEQLQLQQEIVTLLKGKGFKTVGLRFEALNDESLKEATKPAILRENAGTTFIAIASGKGGVGKSTVSVNLAVALARAGKKVGLIDADIYGFSVPDMLGIEERPVVRGEKIIPVERFGVKVISMGFFVEDNAPVIWRGPMLGKMLNNFFNDVEWGDLDYLLLDLPPGTGDVALDIHSMLPACQELIVTTPHATAAFVAARAGAMAIKTNHKVLGIIENMAYFESKVTGEKEYVFGYGGGEKLSEALKSKLLAQIPLGQPYENEEDFAPSVYRDGHPFEKTYDGLAQAVIQQIEG, encoded by the coding sequence ATGCTTACAGTAGAACAAGTTCGTGAAGAATTGGCGGGGTTGATCGATCCAACAATCAACCGTACGCTTGGAGATACAGCTGGCGTGAAGGATATTCGCATTAAAGAAGATTATGTCAGTGTAAAAGTGGCACTCGGTCAAACCGGGAGCGGCGAGCAACTCCAACTTCAACAAGAGATTGTCACGTTGCTCAAAGGAAAAGGATTCAAGACGGTCGGTCTTCGCTTCGAGGCGCTCAATGACGAAAGTTTGAAAGAAGCGACGAAGCCAGCTATTCTCCGTGAAAATGCTGGCACGACATTTATTGCGATTGCTTCGGGCAAAGGTGGCGTCGGGAAATCGACAGTCTCGGTCAACTTGGCAGTCGCGCTAGCGCGGGCAGGGAAGAAGGTCGGATTGATTGATGCGGATATTTACGGCTTCAGTGTACCTGACATGCTCGGGATTGAAGAGCGGCCGGTCGTCCGTGGCGAGAAAATCATTCCTGTCGAGCGTTTCGGCGTGAAAGTGATTTCGATGGGCTTCTTTGTAGAAGATAACGCTCCAGTCATCTGGCGTGGACCAATGCTCGGGAAGATGCTTAATAACTTCTTCAACGATGTTGAGTGGGGCGACCTAGACTACTTGCTCCTCGATTTGCCGCCAGGGACGGGTGATGTCGCCCTCGATATTCATTCGATGCTCCCGGCATGTCAAGAGTTGATCGTCACGACGCCACACGCAACAGCTGCTTTTGTCGCTGCGCGTGCTGGGGCAATGGCCATCAAGACAAACCACAAAGTGCTTGGTATCATCGAAAACATGGCGTATTTTGAAAGTAAAGTGACAGGGGAGAAAGAGTACGTCTTCGGCTATGGCGGCGGCGAAAAATTGTCTGAAGCGTTGAAGAGCAAATTGCTCGCGCAAATTCCGCTCGGTCAGCCGTATGAGAATGAAGAAGACTTTGCACCATCGGTTTACCGAGATGGGCATCCGTTTGAGAAGACATACGACGGACTAGCGCAAGCGGTCATTCAACAGATAGAAGGGTAA
- a CDS encoding KinB-signaling pathway activation protein, with translation MKVQGFLRLFWTTLVFGTLFGFVMNLLANPGYLVSQSWEAIVTALSYSSTWTGISMMGFFAYLIVHRVGLDLFRGPKLWNRVQVLLIAFALFDAVYLRMLAFGNDHMWRYIGEMVVLVIVSWIIATSKAKQTNASAFIPTLFLMIVITLIEWIPALQATDEIALLWPALATLVFANAYQVLMLHRFQAPAQAEDAKPSTKNQAKAKSKKRVSSKSS, from the coding sequence ATGAAGGTACAAGGATTTTTAAGGTTATTTTGGACGACGCTCGTCTTCGGGACGTTGTTTGGGTTCGTCATGAACTTGCTGGCCAATCCTGGCTATTTAGTGAGTCAATCGTGGGAAGCGATTGTGACGGCACTCAGTTACTCGAGCACATGGACCGGGATTAGCATGATGGGCTTCTTCGCCTACTTGATTGTCCACCGGGTCGGTTTGGATTTGTTCCGTGGTCCAAAACTATGGAATCGTGTACAAGTGCTGTTAATCGCCTTCGCACTATTTGATGCGGTTTACCTTCGTATGCTCGCTTTTGGTAACGATCATATGTGGCGGTATATCGGGGAGATGGTCGTGTTAGTGATCGTTTCATGGATTATCGCAACGAGTAAGGCGAAACAGACGAACGCGAGTGCGTTCATCCCGACGCTCTTCTTGATGATCGTTATAACATTGATCGAATGGATTCCAGCACTCCAGGCGACGGATGAGATTGCGCTCTTGTGGCCAGCGTTAGCGACGCTCGTATTTGCTAACGCGTATCAAGTATTGATGCTACATCGATTCCAAGCGCCTGCTCAAGCAGAGGATGCCAAACCATCGACGAAGAATCAGGCTAAAGCTAAATCTAAGAAGCGGGTGTCTTCTAAATCGTCCTAA